In Sander vitreus isolate 19-12246 chromosome 8, sanVit1, whole genome shotgun sequence, the genomic window CATGTAATGTCGAACATCCCAAATCcctaaaataacaacaaatatttTGCACATTTCACTCTAAAAGAAATATACATTCAAAGGGTCAATATCAGATTTTACAGTAATTACCTAATCTTCCAATACATCTACATTGTATTGCAATTAGAACAGCATGTGAACATGACATGGTACATGAAGACAGCGGTGAACCCCACAATATTCATCTACTAATGATGTTCAAGACTCAGAATGAGGAATATTGATAAGCGCTCTGTGATTGATCGTTTATGTTAGATTCATGTCCAATATGCTATAAAGGCTCGTGACAAGTGCAGGAACATAGGCTAGATAACTGAATAacccgtttgtgtgtgtgtgcgcgcgcgtctAAAAAGAAGATTGAATCTTTGtgtatttctgttctgtttgatgagaacataaataaaatatgatgtctGCTGTATTCCAGCTGATCCACCTGGAGATCAAACCAGCCATTAGGAACCAGATCATTAGGGAGCTGCAGGTGCTACATGAGTGTAACTCCCCCTACATTGTGGGCTTCTACGGAGCTTTCTACAGCGATGGCGAAATCAGCATCTGCATGGAGCATATGGTACTTATCTTTAATAAGTTCTGGCTACCAGTGTGTTTATACAGCATTCACTTTAACTGAGCTAAACGGGTCTGGCATGTGTTTTCTTCCATGTACAACCTCCTTAGTATTGAGAGAAACTCATTTGGTTCAAATGTGTTTGATTTCATAAATGATGTTTTGAATTTCAAAGAGTCCTTTCAGCAGATGCTCCCTATATTTTTCTTCCCTGCTGGCTATAGGACGGTGGCTCCCTGGACCAGTCGCTGAAGAAGGCAGGCAAGATCCCAGAGCAGATCCTTGGCAAAGTCAGCATCGCTGTGGGTAACTCCAACACCTCTCCTACCAGTTTGGTACTCTGGATGTCACACTACAgctatatttgttttgtttatggaTATACAACTGTTCATCACtgatgcatactgtatgtgctagCTAGTACATTATGTATTTTGCACTACTAATAATCTGAATCCTGCGCTGATATGCAATATTTGTCTTTCCAGGTCATTAAAGGGCTCTCCTACCTGAGGGAGAAACACAAGATCATGCACAGAGGTCAATCACTATTCCATTTACTAAAAGATGTTATCAATCAAATAAGGTTTTGCCCCCTTTACAAGATCTTCAAATATATCAATGAAGTGCTTTAAATAACTTTAGAGTACTCATCTTCACCTTACAGTAATTTCCTTCTTTTAGATGCATAGAACGTATCTTTCACTCAGTGTTGTACATATAAATGATGAAAGGAAATGTtataacaaacacacaagccTGCACTGAGCCTTTGAAGCAGTTTGCTCTGTGGTGctttctgttgcctgttgaaCACTTGCCCAGCGTGTTCtcctaaatatactgtatgtctcttgTTTTAGATGTCAAGCCTTCTAACATCCTAGTGAATTCCCGTGGCGAGATCAAGCTGTGTGACTTTGGAGTGAGCGGACAGCTCATAGACTCCATGGCCAATTCCTTCGTGGGCACTCGCTCTTACATGTCTGTGAGTTAAATGGGCATACTCCTCCTTTCCCGCTGCTCTCATTCACCTTTACGATTCCTGTTAGAATTGAAGTAAGTCTCAGATTTATGTGTAAGCTAAGTAGAGTCCCCAGTTCAGACTAAATTCCCAATTTCGATGACCCACAAATCAACTGGGACTGGCTTAATACACTCAGGCTTCATGTCAAGTGGGCCAAATATCTTTTCAGCATTAGCTATGTCAAAAGAAGGCCCTGCACTGGAACATGTGACAATAAATATCCTTGGACCATTTAGATTTTGCATGTGTACATCACAAATTTTCTATTTAATATACAAATCACTAATGGTTGTAGTCATATAATTGCATATGTGTCATACAGCCGGAGCGTTTACAGGGCACCCATTACTCTGTTCAGTCGGACATCTGGAGTATGGGTCTGTCTCTGGTTGAGATGGCCATTGGACGCTTTCCTATCCCACCGCCTGATGCTAAGGAACTGGAACAGATTTTTGGCTTCCCAGTGGAAGGAGAGGCAGCCTGCAGTGAGTCCTCCCCAAAGCCACAGCCCCCCGGGCGACCAGGCAGCTGTAAGTCTGGCATGACATGTTTACCCTGTGATTCTGCAGTGgggtttttaatgtttatttttgtattactgCAGCTTTGACTGAAAATAATTCAAAAGGTCTGTTCAAAtggtttacaaaaaaaataaaataaatcaaggaCAGCATTGTCATGAAGTGACATATTGAGTGATGTTAGTGCCGAGGAGACAGTGAATTATGACAGAGGctgccatcttttttttttttactccctaGCATACGGGTCTGACAGCAGACCACCAATGGCTATATTTGAGCTGCTTGATTACATAGTCAATGAGGTGAGTGTGCCCATTATATAACCACACGAACATACTGGTGTGCATTGTGAATACCTTTTCCAGCAATTTGATCCATTCAGTGCTTACTTGACCTTTATGTATTTTCAGCCTCCGCCAAAGCTGCCTGGGATATTTAGCTCTGAATTTCAAGAGTTTGTGAACAAGTGGTATGTATGAGTAACGTTTGAAAATATGCCACCTAGTGGTGTTAAAATGCACTACACTAAGATCATTTGTGTGTCTCAATTGCAGTTTGGTAAAGAATCCTGCAGAGAGAGCAGACCTCAAACAGTTGATGGTGAGTGTTCATATTTAGCAGTATTCGCCTAAATGCTTCTTCACATCTTAAATGATCTCACACACCTTTTTCTTCAGGTGCATTCTTTTATCAAACAGTCTGAGGCAGAGCAGGTCGACTTTGCTGGCTGGTTGTGCAGTACCATTGGACTCAATAAGCCTGTGACACCGACCCATGGTACAGCAATGTGAGGCCTGTTGTGTCAAACCCCATATCCCAAGCTCCTCCAATGACTGGATTTATATAATGGGTtaaatgtatctgtttttaCCGAGTATTAAATGGGTTTGAAAATTCCGCAATCAATCGTATATTTAGTGTACAAACCTACATGCCATGTGAAATTAATTGTATTGAACAAGTCTTGGGCTACATTGTAGGCCTGCCTGAAAAGCCATCTTTTTCTAATCAAATTTAATCATGACAAATGCTGCTTAACCTGTGTGCTTGATATTCCTCTTTGCCTTGTGTCCTTACAGCACcaacaaataaagtctttgttAGCTTGCGTGAAATAAATAGTCTTGTGAATTAATTTTGAATGATGGGTCTGACTCTATTTGAaacaaatgatttatttatttctaaactCTCGTCTGCAAGT contains:
- the map2k1 gene encoding dual specificity mitogen-activated protein kinase kinase 1 isoform X1, which gives rise to MQKRRKPEPIQLNPIPDGNTINGTGATETNLEALQKKLEELELDEQQRKRLEAFLTQKQKVGELKDDDFEKICELGAGNGGVVFKVSHRPSGLIMARKLIHLEIKPAIRNQIIRELQVLHECNSPYIVGFYGAFYSDGEISICMEHMDGGSLDQSLKKAGKIPEQILGKVSIAVIKGLSYLREKHKIMHRDVKPSNILVNSRGEIKLCDFGVSGQLIDSMANSFVGTRSYMSPERLQGTHYSVQSDIWSMGLSLVEMAIGRFPIPPPDAKELEQIFGFPVEGEAACSESSPKPQPPGRPGSSYGSDSRPPMAIFELLDYIVNEPPPKLPGIFSSEFQEFVNKCLVKNPAERADLKQLMVHSFIKQSEAEQVDFAGWLCSTIGLNKPVTPTHGTAM
- the map2k1 gene encoding dual specificity mitogen-activated protein kinase kinase 1 isoform X2, with translation MQKRRKPEPIQLNPIPDGNTINGTGATETNLEALQKKLEELELDEQQRKRLEAFLTQKQKVGELKDDDFEKICELGAGNGGVVFKVSHRPSGLIMARKLIHLEIKPAIRNQIIRELQVLHECNSPYIVGFYGAFYSDGEISICMEHMDGGSLDQSLKKAGKIPEQILGKVSIAVIKGLSYLREKHKIMHRDVKPSNILVNSRGEIKLCDFGVSGQLIDSMANSFVGTRSYMSSDIWSMGLSLVEMAIGRFPIPPPDAKELEQIFGFPVEGEAACSESSPKPQPPGRPGSSYGSDSRPPMAIFELLDYIVNEPPPKLPGIFSSEFQEFVNKCLVKNPAERADLKQLMVHSFIKQSEAEQVDFAGWLCSTIGLNKPVTPTHGTAM